One window from the genome of Borreliella garinii encodes:
- a CDS encoding DUF276 domain-containing protein (DUF276 is restricted to Borreliella and related spirochetes.): MSIVFDSDFGILKRTIKDIVKSKREYLRVKYGINIDNNHSSIYNIIASSLALIEEEIINELNLFFSKMKPGSTYWAAIEEHISSKSTTYSAVRTALLNLTGVEHANIKSSAGKANIYLILKEDLLDSGKTNINNSEFKAQLWETLYLTTPSGTLLDGDIEIDGLNSTGQLKSYKISLGKRKYVYMKVKYKLDLKNYLYLNIDAQIRDIYSRIISNNYSDMGISFEYQDFFAPVNEVKGIRSMEIKAYVKDTDTQSISSISDGDFQTNKDIAVTNDTMLLFNTTDRLLIDIDN; encoded by the coding sequence ATGAGCATTGTTTTTGATTCTGATTTTGGCATTCTAAAACGTACAATTAAGGATATAGTAAAATCTAAAAGAGAATACTTAAGAGTAAAGTATGGTATTAATATTGATAATAATCATAGCTCAATTTACAACATAATTGCATCTTCTTTAGCATTAATTGAAGAAGAAATAATTAATGAACTTAATCTGTTTTTTTCTAAAATGAAACCGGGTAGTACTTATTGGGCTGCTATTGAAGAACACATCTCTTCTAAAAGCACAACTTACAGTGCGGTTCGCACTGCTTTACTTAATCTTACTGGAGTAGAGCATGCTAATATCAAAAGTTCAGCTGGTAAAGCCAATATATATCTAATTCTAAAAGAAGATTTACTAGATAGCGGTAAAACTAATATTAACAATTCTGAATTCAAGGCTCAACTTTGGGAAACATTATATCTTACAACTCCTAGTGGTACTTTACTTGATGGAGACATAGAAATTGATGGCCTCAACTCAACTGGACAGCTTAAATCCTACAAAATATCACTCGGCAAAAGAAAATATGTTTATATGAAAGTAAAGTACAAACTTGATCTAAAAAACTATCTCTACTTAAATATAGACGCTCAAATTAGAGACATATATTCTAGGATTATTTCAAACAACTATTCTGATATGGGAATTAGTTTTGAATATCAAGACTTTTTTGCTCCAGTTAACGAAGTAAAAGGAATTAGGTCAATGGAAATTAAAGCTTATGTTAAAGATACAGATACTCAAAGTATTTCAAGCATTAGCGATGGCGATTTTCAAACAAACAAAGATATTGCCGTTACTAATGATACAATGCTACTTTTCAATACAACTGATCGACTGCTTATTGACATTGATAATTAA
- a CDS encoding DUF735 family protein, with product MKIPNFLKDTQVHKFLITETEYAQKLLNELKVLNSNFISIDAKENVKSRYIAIWLSQVLSIFYAKTQTLKSITSNINSVIFALRHIGTDESFRLIFKAFLNVDVLITTPDAGVIDISLKGAIKTNFTTFISPSTAKGKLLKKILIREKKSGYAASKKTLVFNSLPKDYDHSIYAFIKRIIPIGRVLKINDKDGKNIITFND from the coding sequence ATGAAAATACCCAATTTTTTAAAAGATACTCAAGTTCATAAATTTCTAATTACAGAAACTGAATACGCACAAAAACTGCTCAATGAGCTTAAAGTGCTTAATTCTAACTTCATATCCATTGATGCAAAAGAAAACGTTAAATCACGATATATTGCTATATGGCTATCTCAAGTTTTATCAATTTTTTATGCAAAAACTCAAACTTTAAAAAGCATTACAAGCAATATTAATAGTGTTATTTTTGCTTTGCGCCATATTGGCACCGATGAATCATTTAGACTAATTTTTAAGGCTTTTTTAAATGTGGATGTTTTAATTACTACACCCGATGCTGGTGTTATTGATATCTCTTTAAAAGGGGCTATAAAAACAAACTTTACTACATTTATTTCACCCAGCACTGCAAAAGGTAAACTACTTAAAAAGATACTAATTAGAGAAAAAAAATCAGGATACGCTGCTTCTAAAAAAACTTTAGTATTCAACTCACTTCCTAAGGACTATGATCATTCAATTTATGCGTTCATAAAGAGAATTATTCCTATAGGTAGGGTTCTTAAAATTAATGACAAAGATGGTAAAAATATTATCACTTTTAATGATTAG
- a CDS encoding DUF685 domain-containing protein, whose amino-acid sequence MAVDQEKLLIDEEETVQIKDLNRVNEVKNTDLLLLDDGVASSNAITYENFLKTTKDKTFKGEGLGYFKEIIKSTIAEELAANTDFVEKIYTKITDKLINNDSTNLSNLFSKIKSQLTNSISSATLSRSDNLLIMPNSSSIQKTPIPKQLLGVPSDFTHGRSFAFGPTLYSYEYKDKSITIKMENSDTATLVFYKYNDNYPIYLDIELDVEHYNNITTKAVYLKYNDETEKSMVYEQSYAPRGLSSRVPMYKGWYVQKRAYTSGNSIPVLLKL is encoded by the coding sequence ATGGCCGTAGATCAAGAAAAATTATTAATTGATGAAGAAGAAACAGTACAAATTAAAGATTTGAATAGGGTTAATGAGGTTAAGAACACGGACCTTTTACTACTTGATGATGGAGTTGCAAGTAGCAATGCTATTACTTATGAAAATTTTTTGAAAACCACTAAAGACAAAACCTTTAAGGGCGAAGGGCTCGGCTATTTTAAAGAAATAATCAAGTCTACAATTGCTGAAGAACTTGCAGCCAATACAGATTTTGTAGAAAAAATTTATACTAAAATAACAGACAAACTAATTAACAATGATTCTACTAATCTTTCTAACCTTTTTAGCAAAATAAAATCACAACTTACAAATAGTATATCATCAGCTACTCTATCTAGAAGTGACAATCTTTTGATAATGCCTAATTCAAGCAGCATTCAAAAAACACCAATTCCTAAACAATTACTGGGAGTGCCGTCTGATTTTACGCATGGTAGAAGTTTTGCTTTTGGGCCCACACTTTATTCATATGAATATAAAGATAAATCAATAACTATCAAAATGGAAAACTCCGATACCGCTACTCTTGTTTTTTATAAATATAATGATAATTATCCTATTTATCTTGATATTGAGCTTGATGTAGAACACTATAACAATATAACTACTAAAGCGGTATATCTAAAGTATAACGATGAAACTGAAAAAAGTATGGTTTATGAACAATCCTATGCCCCACGAGGACTATCTAGTAGAGTTCCTATGTACAAAGGATGGTATGTCCAAAAAAGAGCATACACATCAGGAAATTCAATTCCAGTTCTTTTAAAACTGTGA
- a CDS encoding contractile injection system sheath initiator: MDLRIGDNFNLVYNNDVLLVDGINEQKQQLFIFLKTLKGSLSYAPNWGLDYFLLLKLLKINNLQAVKNYFHELSKELNLDIINISIEIQAHKVHISFFFPGDVLNMEFDL; encoded by the coding sequence ATGGATTTAAGAATTGGTGATAATTTCAATTTGGTGTACAATAATGATGTTTTGCTTGTTGATGGAATTAATGAGCAAAAACAACAGCTGTTTATCTTTCTTAAAACTCTAAAGGGTAGTCTAAGTTATGCTCCTAATTGGGGATTAGACTACTTCTTACTTTTAAAATTGCTCAAAATTAATAATCTACAAGCCGTAAAAAACTATTTTCATGAACTATCTAAGGAGCTTAACTTAGATATAATCAATATCTCAATTGAAATACAAGCCCATAAAGTACATATATCCTTTTTTTTCCCGGGCGATGTTTTGAACATGGAGTTTGATTTATGA
- a CDS encoding BlyA family holin gives MDIKITELLINLNEIKLIAVMIFVTVLVLGGLILLKPLLKDILSIVIGKIFKNGNGNNHIKKRD, from the coding sequence ATGGATATTAAAATAACAGAACTTCTAATTAATTTAAACGAAATAAAACTTATAGCCGTAATGATTTTTGTAACAGTACTAGTTCTAGGAGGGTTGATTCTTCTAAAACCACTACTAAAAGACATATTATCTATAGTAATAGGCAAGATTTTTAAAAATGGAAATGGCAACAATCATATTAAAAAACGGGATTAA
- a CDS encoding BlyB family putative holin accessory protein, producing the protein MKLSKDNVEIGLASLSNLIDIFSKFEDEFDEMAHKGFFLVYELYSHYALIYKSNMERLESALTPTILKILAPINEKINQCIDLVNSDEKNLKISNDLKFNPEGKPIYKERTKNAK; encoded by the coding sequence ATGAAATTATCTAAAGATAATGTTGAAATTGGACTTGCGTCTTTATCAAACTTGATTGATATATTTTCTAAATTTGAAGATGAATTTGATGAGATGGCACACAAGGGATTCTTTTTAGTTTATGAACTGTATTCTCATTATGCATTAATATACAAATCTAATATGGAAAGACTTGAGAGTGCATTAACCCCAACAATATTAAAAATACTAGCCCCAATAAATGAGAAAATCAATCAATGTATTGATCTAGTTAATTCTGATGAAAAAAATCTAAAAATATCTAATGATCTGAAATTCAATCCAGAAGGAAAACCTATCTATAAGGAAAGAACAAAGAAT
- a CDS encoding DUF777 family protein — protein sequence MNKEEYEIYRMQQRLYGHALAQEDMKNWIYSNIFIARIGTVKTFKQKTQEAIVTMPEFENLEIHTKNISNISLELSKGDTVLLLQSSINLFDKNDNIHFDKHHFYILSAIGPKTLNLICDNIKIKTTSTIEIANQTTSLKKILDNIISAINGITIIGDSVIDQASLRIATSRITADINSLFK from the coding sequence ATGAACAAAGAAGAGTATGAAATTTATAGAATGCAACAGCGCCTTTACGGGCATGCATTAGCACAAGAAGACATGAAAAATTGGATTTATTCAAACATTTTTATAGCTCGAATTGGCACTGTAAAGACGTTTAAACAGAAAACCCAAGAGGCTATAGTTACAATGCCAGAATTTGAAAATTTAGAAATTCACACAAAAAATATATCTAATATCAGCCTTGAACTATCAAAAGGCGATACTGTTTTACTACTTCAATCAAGCATTAATCTTTTTGATAAAAATGACAATATTCATTTTGACAAACATCATTTTTACATTCTTAGCGCAATTGGTCCAAAAACTTTGAATCTAATTTGTGATAATATTAAAATCAAAACAACTAGTACGATTGAAATAGCCAACCAAACAACTAGCTTGAAAAAAATTCTAGATAATATTATAAGTGCTATCAATGGTATAACTATCATAGGGGACTCAGTAATTGATCAGGCAAGCTTAAGAATAGCAACTTCTAGAATTACTGCTGATATCAACAGTTTATTTAAGTAA